Proteins co-encoded in one Arachis hypogaea cultivar Tifrunner chromosome 11, arahy.Tifrunner.gnm2.J5K5, whole genome shotgun sequence genomic window:
- the LOC112722274 gene encoding protein STAY-GREEN, chloroplastic, with translation MGTLTNALVPSNLKPSLREQQDSVFLPHRKALWKKKNQFIFPVARLFGPAIFEASKLKVLFLGVDEKKHPANLPRTYTLTHSDVTSKITLAISQSINNSQLQGWYNKLQRDDVVAHWRKIKGKMSLHVHCHISGGHFLLDLCARFRYYIFCKELPVVLKAFVHGDGDLLRNYPELEDAEVWVYFHSNIPDYNKVECWGPLKDASSASTGSHTTNSNEGTPQEPCQEECNCCFPPSTSTSKNRNPSSCSSCSQHHHHRHHKRDHDKTYDEFRDQHIL, from the exons ATGGGAACTTTAACGAATGCTTTGGTTCCGTCTAATCTCAAGCCTTCGCTCAGGGAGCAGCAAGACTCTGTTTTTCTTCCTCACAGAAAAGCACTATGGAAGAAAAAGAACCAATTCATTTTTCCT GTGGCAAGGTTGTTTGGGCCAGCAATATTTGAAGCATCGAAGTTGAAGGTGTTGTTCTTAGGAGTAGACGAAAAGAAACACCCTGCAAATCTTCCAAGAACTTACACCCTCACACATAGCGACGTAACCTCTAAGATCACTCTTGCTATCTCCCAATCCATTAACAACTCTCAG TTGCAAGGTTGGTACAACAAATTGCAAAGAGATGATGTGGTGGCACATTGGAGGAAGATTAAAGGGAAGATGTCTCTGCACGTTCATTGTCACATAAGTGGTGGTCATTTTCTCCTTGATCTATGCGCTAGGTTTAGATACTACATCTTCTGCAAGGAGCTTCCTGTG GTATTGAAGGCGTTTGTTCATGGAGATGGGGACTTGTTAAGGAACTACCCAGAACTGGAAGATGCAGAGGTTTGGGTATATTTCCACTCAAACATTCCAGACTACAACAAGGTGGAATGTTGGGGCCCACTGAAGGATGCGTCTTCGGCTTCAACTGGGTCCCACACAACAAATAGTAACGAGGGTACGCCACAAGAACCGTGCCAAGAGGAATGTAATTGTTGCTTCCCACCGTCTACTTCTACTAGCAAGAATCGTAACCCTTCTTCATGCTCTTCATGTtcacagcatcatcatcatcgtcatcataaACGTGACCACGATAAAACATATGACGAGTTTAGGGATCAGCACATCTTGTGA